The following is a genomic window from Pseudomonas purpurea.
GCGAAGCACTTCAGGACCTGACCGGCGAATTCAGCCGTTTTCGCAATCTGGCGCTGGATGAGCAATTCGTTTATTGCATCGCCGCATCACCGGTCCGACCTTCGGCGGTGATTGCCATCGACCGCACCACCCATCAGGTCCGGGTACTGGCCGGAGGCACTGCGCTGTTACCGGTCGAGATGATCAGCCAACCGCAAACCCTGCGTTACCCCAGCGGAGCGGGCGAGGCCCATGGCTTCTTTTACCCGGCCATGACCGATGTCCCCCGGCCGCCACTGGTGGTGTTCATTCATGGCGGGCCAACGTCGGCGTGCTACCCGATGCTCGACCCGCGCATCCAGTACTGGGCGCAACGCGGCTTTGCCGTCGCGGACCTCAACTATCGCGGCAGCAGCGGTTATGGCCGGGCTTATCGACAGGCGCTGCACCTGAACTGGGGCCAAGTGGACGTCGAAGACGCCTGCGCCGTAGTCGCTTACCTCGCCGGGCAAGGCCTGATCAACGGCGATCACGCGTTCATTCGCGGCGGCAGTGCGGGCGGCTACACCACGCTCTGCGCGCTGGCCTTTCACGATGTCTTCAGTGCCGGGGCCAGCCTTTACGGCGTCAGCGATCCGGTTGCCCTGGGCCGCGCCACGCACAAGTTCGAAGGCGACTACCTGGATTGGCTGATCGGCGACCCCGAACGGGACGCCGAGCGCTACCACGCCCGCACACCCTTGCTGCATGCCGACAACATCCGCGTGCCGGTGATCTTCTTCCAGGGCGAACTCGACGCCGTGGTGGTGCCGCAACAGACCCGCGACATGGTCGAAGCGCTACAGGCCAACCACATTCCGGTCCAGGCCCACTACTACGCCGACGAACGCCACGGTTTTCGCAAGGCTGGCAATCAGGCCCATGCGCTGGAACAGGAATGGTTGTTTTACGAAGGCCTGATGAACCGCTGATCAGCGCTTGGCGATGATGTACACCGCGTGCACGATCCCCGGGATGTAACCGCACAAGGTCAGCAGAATATTCAGCCAGAACGCGCCGCCAAATCCCACTTGCAGAAACACACCCAGTGGCGGCAACAGAATGGCGATGATGATGCGAATGAAATCCATAGGGTCAGCTCCGGATCGGGGTTGGCTCGGAGGAGCCACACCCTCAGTCGACCCGCGCCGCGCGTGAGGGTTCAGAGAAATACCCGTCAGAAACGACGTCTTGATCCGCTCAAGGCAATAGCCTGCCCTTCAAGCCAGTATTTCGAGCCCGTGCTTCTGCACGATACTCAGCAGCTTCAGCGCCATGCCGCTGGGGTGTTTGTCTCCGGCTTCCCACTGCTTGACCGTGGAAGCGCTGGTGTTCAGATAACGAGCGAACACCGGCTGACTGACATTGCTGCGCTCGCGCAACGCCTTGATCTGCTCGGCCGCGATGGCCTGCGGCACCTGGGCCAGGCACGACTCATCGAACTGACGCATGGTGGTCTTGCCAATGGCACCGATCTTCAATAAGGCACTGGCCGAATCGTGAACCGACTCCAGGGCTTCACTCTTGAACTGCTTACTCATGATGTATCTCCACAAACTCCTTCATCTCCAGCAACTGCTGGACCTGTGTTTGATTCAGCCCTTCGTAGGCCTTGGCCAATGCCCGAAAAGCACCCAGTTCCACTGGGCTGATGTTGCTTTGGTCTTTCTTGGCAAACAGAAACGGGTAAACCCAGTAGCGTCCACCTTTGGCCAGGACAATCGAACGGTGACGGTTTTCGTTCAAGCGTTTTTTCCACACACCACCGCCAAGACTGACAGCCTGCCCTTTAAGCAACTCCAGAAATGCACAGCGCAACTCGTCATCACCGATCCAGGCTTTGCCTGCCTGAATTGAAAAACGCCGAGTCTTGAACAGCCTGATCGCCATGGGCATCCCTTCCAAAGTTAACATACCACTGAGTGGTATATATTCGAACAAGCTTCACTACAGACAGTCGCTGTGACGGCATCGGCAATCCTTAAAGCCACTGATTCAGATCAGTGCTCAAGCGCGGGATGGCATTCGGCAAATCCTTGAGACAAAAAAACGCCCCCTGCCAAAAAAATCAGGCAGGAGGCGATGCGTTATACCGCGAGACGGTTCGGGAATTTGAGAGGTGGTGCTCGGGTCAGACTGCGATGCCTTTACGGCACTGGAGTTGGGCGGTGCGTACCCGGGAAAAGGCCCGGGTCAGGCGCAGGAGCATTTCGTCGATGTTGGCCTTGCTGACCGTCAGCGCCGGGGTGAAGCGCAGGCAATTGGCTTGGGGAGCGTTCAGCAGTAAACCTTCGTACAGCGCGGCTTTCACCACCGCGTCAGCCGAGTCGTCGCTCAGCGTCAGACCCCAGAGCAAGCCTTGGCCGCGTAGTTCGCCGTGGCCGTACCGATTGGCCAGCCGAGCCAAGCCTTCGCGCAGGTGCTGAGCACTTTCGCGAACGTGCTCGAGGAAGCCGTGGTCGAGCACACTGCCGAGTACCGCCAGACCGGCAGCGCTCATCAGCGCGTTTCCGTGATGGGTGCCGTGCAGTTCGCCCGGCGCAAAGCAACACGCAGTACCGCGCGCCAGCAACGCCGCCACCGGCACCCCGCCACCCAGCCCTTTGCCCAGCACTGTAATGTCGGCACGCACGCCATAGGTTTGCTCGGCCAGCAAGGTGCCGCAACGTCCGACACCGGTTTGCACTTCGTCGAGGATCAACAGGATGCCCAGCTCACGGCACAGCCGTTCGACACCCTTGAGGTAATGCTCTGTGGCGGGAATCACCCCGGCCTCGCTCTGGATCGGTTCAAGCATGATCGCCACCGTCCGGGCATCAACGGCAGCGTGCAGGGCCGGCAAGTCATTGAACGGGATGCGGCTGAAACCGGGAAGCTGCGGCTCAAAGCGATTGTTCTGACAGTCCGAGGCAGACATCGCCGCAAACCCGTGGCCATGGCAACTGCCACTGGCGGTGATGATTCGCGACGCGCCGCCACGATGCAACTGGCCCCACTTGCGCGCCAGTTTGATTGCCGCCTCGCAGGCTTCGGTGCCGCTGTTGAGCAGGTACGCCTGATCGCTGCCAGTGCTCTGGCACAACCGTTCGGCGAGGGTGAGCTGCGCACGGTTGTGCAAGCCAAACCCCGGATTGATCAACGCCTGCGATTGAGCACTGATGGCGTTGACCAGCGCCGAAGGGCTGTGCCCGAGGCTATTGGCTGCGCCGCCCTGAGTGAAATCGAGGTAGGCGCGGTCGTCGCTGTCCCATAGCCAGGAACCCTGGCCGCGTACGAAAATTTGCCGCGGGCGCTCAACGCTCGGCATCAGGCACTCACTGGACGGGTTATCGCACTGGACGGACGCAGGCTCCACGGTCAGATCATCCAGGCTCGGCTGAGGGCGACGCAGGTTGAACAGATTCATGCGCGCAGCCCCTCCAACGGCAGACCCAGCAAACGTGCAGACCAGTCCTCGACGCGCCCGCTGCGCATGCGCTTTATCGCGATATCACGCCAGCGCGAAGAGAGCGCCGGGCAGTCCACCAGTTTCTTCAAGCCTGCATGCTCCAGCGGTTCGCGATAAAAGCTGCGCAAGGCCCAGGCCACGGTGAGGCCGGGGTAACTGCGCTGAATCAGTTCGAACGGTTGATCGGCGCTGACAAAACCGGGTTTGAGCACACGGTAGAACCAGCCACAGCGGCCAGTGTCCTGCGCCAGTTGCGGCAGGATCGGCACGCCCCAGCGATGGCTCAGGCGATAGCACGGCGAACGCGGCTGGCTGATCTGCAACAAGGCGCCACCCCAGCGAAACATGTCGCCCAGGCACACGTGTTCTTCGGTCAGCCCATGAGTCGAGAGGTTTTCACCGAAGGCCGGTGCGCTCCAGTCGACCTGTGGATAACGTTTGCGCCAGTAGGCGTAGTGCTCGGCGGGGTAATGATGCAGGGCGCGTTCGGGGCCGGTATGAAAGCGCGGGTCGCCGTGTTCATCACTGCCCAGGCCTTGTGGCCACAACCAGAGCCGATTGGCAATTCGCTGTTTGTCGATATCGCTGATCAAACCCTGCCCGAGGTTTTTTGCCTTGCCTATGTAAACACCATCAACGTAAACGGTATTCATCGCGCTCTCTGGCCCTGTAAGCCTTGTGAATGCGGTTAGACTAGGCTCCTGCGGGGCCTCGGGCCATTTCGATTTTCCAGCATTTTCGATAAGCATTACTTATGGATTTCAAACAACTGCGTTACTTCGTCGCGGTGTACGAAGAAGGCCACGTCGGCCGGGCTGCCGAACGCCTGTCGATCTCTCAACCGGCGCTCTCGCAGCAGATTCGCCACCTGGAGCAGAACCTCGATGTGAGCCTGTTCGAGCGCAGCAGCAAACGCCTGTTGCCCACCCTTGCCGCTCACACCTTATACAACCACGCCCTGCCCTTGCTCGACGGCATGCAGCGGGCACGTGAGGCGCTGGGTAACTTCAAGGGCCAGGCGTTGCGCACGCTGGCCATCGGCGTGCTGCAAACCGTTCACACCAGCCTGGTGCCGCAGATGCTTGAGCGCGTGCGCACCGCCCAGCCCCATCTGGTGGTGCAGATCTATGAGCTGACGGGTTTGGAAATCGAGCGACGCTTGCTCAATGGCTCGCTGGACATCGGCATCAGCTACCTGCCACCGCGCCAACCTGGCCTGCACGGCGTGCTGTTGTACGAAGATGAACTGACACTGGTCATCCCCGCCGACCATCCGCTGCGTGAATTCAAGAAAGTCTCCATGCGCCAGGCCGCCGAGCTGCCGATGTTGCTGCTGGGGGAAGAGTTTCAAGTACGACAGATCTGGCAGACCCAACTGGCCAGTCTCGGGCGCCGGCCTCAGGTGCAGGCGGAACTGAACAACATGGCCGGGATTCTCGACAGCCTGCCCCACACCAAACTGGTGACCGTACTGCCGGGGCGCTCGCAACAGGAGCACGGGAACAAGGCACTGCTGTGGAAACCACTGAGTGAGCCACGCGTGCCGCTGAAAGTAGGCTTGGTGTGTCGCGACGTGCAACGCCAGCAAGCAACACTGGAGTTGTTGCGCAATCTGCTGGAAGACGTGATAAATGGCCCGGACGGGCGAATCACACACCCGACAGTCCTGGACGTGCAGGGCTGAGCGGCAAAAACACAAATCGCAGGCAAAAGAAAACCCCGCCGAAGCGGGGCTTTGCAGACTGTTTCCCTGACATCCATTTCACTCCGCCATCCTGGCAGAATCCTACGTGTCCCTGTTATTGCTTTGCGCTTCCTGCGCTACGTCCATGAACAGTAGATTAGCCGTGGATCCAATTCTCGGGTAGCAGCGAACAGCAGCACGTCATGTAAGACATTGCTTACATGACGTTACATCCCTCAGAACTGCGCCGCGTCCAACAGGAACAGCGATTCGCTACCGGCCTTGACCGACGCGCTCAGCGAGTGAATCCGCGGCAGCAGACGGGCGAAGTAGAAGCGTGCAGTGCCGAGTTTGCTGGCGTAGAA
Proteins encoded in this region:
- a CDS encoding S9 family peptidase, whose translation is MNETHASSPKADPLSALKAVAAGIDFADLRAGPHGLFWNEYRPDDAACRIWHWRDGAARCLTPLGFSVRSRVYEYGGGAFCLSDEGVVFVNEADQQLYRQSLQDEEPEALTSGGCRYGDVQYAAGRVLAVEEQRDRHRLVAIDLADGQRHLLVEGADFYAAPTLSPDARRLAWIEWSRPHQPWTSTRLMVAERNAEGDFGLPRCVAGNAGEESLQQPRFDDAGRLYCLTDRAGFWQPWVESESGLRALPSAQADHAPAPWQLGGATWLPLGNEAYLASWTLEGFGYLGLRAGEALQDLTGEFSRFRNLALDEQFVYCIAASPVRPSAVIAIDRTTHQVRVLAGGTALLPVEMISQPQTLRYPSGAGEAHGFFYPAMTDVPRPPLVVFIHGGPTSACYPMLDPRIQYWAQRGFAVADLNYRGSSGYGRAYRQALHLNWGQVDVEDACAVVAYLAGQGLINGDHAFIRGGSAGGYTTLCALAFHDVFSAGASLYGVSDPVALGRATHKFEGDYLDWLIGDPERDAERYHARTPLLHADNIRVPVIFFQGELDAVVVPQQTRDMVEALQANHIPVQAHYYADERHGFRKAGNQAHALEQEWLFYEGLMNR
- a CDS encoding YqaE/Pmp3 family membrane protein → MDFIRIIIAILLPPLGVFLQVGFGGAFWLNILLTLCGYIPGIVHAVYIIAKR
- a CDS encoding DNA-binding transcriptional regulator, translating into MSKQFKSEALESVHDSASALLKIGAIGKTTMRQFDESCLAQVPQAIAAEQIKALRERSNVSQPVFARYLNTSASTVKQWEAGDKHPSGMALKLLSIVQKHGLEILA
- a CDS encoding type II toxin-antitoxin system RelE/ParE family toxin; protein product: MAIRLFKTRRFSIQAGKAWIGDDELRCAFLELLKGQAVSLGGGVWKKRLNENRHRSIVLAKGGRYWVYPFLFAKKDQSNISPVELGAFRALAKAYEGLNQTQVQQLLEMKEFVEIHHE
- a CDS encoding aminotransferase class III-fold pyridoxal phosphate-dependent enzyme, producing the protein MNLFNLRRPQPSLDDLTVEPASVQCDNPSSECLMPSVERPRQIFVRGQGSWLWDSDDRAYLDFTQGGAANSLGHSPSALVNAISAQSQALINPGFGLHNRAQLTLAERLCQSTGSDQAYLLNSGTEACEAAIKLARKWGQLHRGGASRIITASGSCHGHGFAAMSASDCQNNRFEPQLPGFSRIPFNDLPALHAAVDARTVAIMLEPIQSEAGVIPATEHYLKGVERLCRELGILLILDEVQTGVGRCGTLLAEQTYGVRADITVLGKGLGGGVPVAALLARGTACCFAPGELHGTHHGNALMSAAGLAVLGSVLDHGFLEHVRESAQHLREGLARLANRYGHGELRGQGLLWGLTLSDDSADAVVKAALYEGLLLNAPQANCLRFTPALTVSKANIDEMLLRLTRAFSRVRTAQLQCRKGIAV
- a CDS encoding MOSC domain-containing protein — encoded protein: MNTVYVDGVYIGKAKNLGQGLISDIDKQRIANRLWLWPQGLGSDEHGDPRFHTGPERALHHYPAEHYAYWRKRYPQVDWSAPAFGENLSTHGLTEEHVCLGDMFRWGGALLQISQPRSPCYRLSHRWGVPILPQLAQDTGRCGWFYRVLKPGFVSADQPFELIQRSYPGLTVAWALRSFYREPLEHAGLKKLVDCPALSSRWRDIAIKRMRSGRVEDWSARLLGLPLEGLRA
- a CDS encoding LysR family transcriptional regulator, with product MDFKQLRYFVAVYEEGHVGRAAERLSISQPALSQQIRHLEQNLDVSLFERSSKRLLPTLAAHTLYNHALPLLDGMQRAREALGNFKGQALRTLAIGVLQTVHTSLVPQMLERVRTAQPHLVVQIYELTGLEIERRLLNGSLDIGISYLPPRQPGLHGVLLYEDELTLVIPADHPLREFKKVSMRQAAELPMLLLGEEFQVRQIWQTQLASLGRRPQVQAELNNMAGILDSLPHTKLVTVLPGRSQQEHGNKALLWKPLSEPRVPLKVGLVCRDVQRQQATLELLRNLLEDVINGPDGRITHPTVLDVQG